DNA from Deltaproteobacteria bacterium:
TTCAAAAAGAGCGGATCAGGATCCGCGATGAGATAGTCCGCCATATTAAGGAGAAACTGGCCCAGGGAAAGACCGTGGTCTTGTTGGACAGCGGCGACCCCTGTCTCTTCGGTCCGTCCCACTGGTTTATTGAAGGTTTTGATCCGCAACAGGTGGAAATCATTCCGGGAGTAGGGGCCTTCAGCGCGGCCATGGCGGCCTTGAAAAAATCCAGCATCCCGGCCTATGATACGCACTTTGTGATGCAGACCTCGCCTTTTTTTATCACGGGCAAAAAGGACAAAGGCGCGGCAGTGATCAAAGATCTAGCCAAATATCCCATCACCATGGTGTTTTACATGGGTTTAAAGGAACTCCCCAATCTCATTCCCCTGATAAAGAAGTATCATCCCGGCGATCTGCCCGTGGCCGTGGTGTATAATGCCGGTTACCCTGATAAGGAGAAAGTGGTCAAAGGGACGCTCGACACTATCGTGGACAAAGTAGCCGGTGAAAAGGAAAAATGGAACGGCCTGATTATTGTGGGCCGGTGTCTGGAAGGTCAACCTTACCGCGGTCGGGTGGAAAACCTGGTTGGTTATCAGGACCTTCAAAAGATTAACAAGCCGGTCACGAAGCCGTAAATTCGAATTGATGCTTGGTGACCGGGTTACTTTGACAAAACTTTAAGGAGAGTAATGATGAAGAGAATCGTGCTGACCTTTATCATGGCCCTGATCTTGATCTTTCCGATGAGCTCCCACGCTCATATGTTCTGGCTGCTAACCGATAATGATACCCCCATGGTGAACGAGCCCGTCCAGGTGGAGATCGGCTTCGGTCACAAATTCCCCAAGGATGAAGAGATCAAGGCGGAGCGCTTGGGTGCAATCAAGGCTGTGGCCCCGGATGGCCAGGAGTTGGCCCTGAAAAAAATCTCCACCACCCGGTATGAATTGGTGCCGCCGGCAGCCGGTGTCTATGTGATTTCGGCCCAGATGGTCCCGGGGTTCGTCACCCGTACTCCTCAGGGGATGAAGATGCAAACCAAGAAGGGGGTTCCAGATGCCAACTACTGCTTTCGGTTTGACATGGCCGCCAAGACTCTCATCACTGTGGGCGGTAAGAAACAGGGGGCTGACCACCGGGCCCAGAGCACCCTGGAAATTATGCCGCTCAAAGACCCCATGGCCCTGAAAATCGGGGATACGTTGCCGGTAAGGGTGATATTTCAGGGAAGGCCCCTGATCGGCGCGGAACTAGAATTCACTCACGAGGGGTGGGCTGACCCCCAGAAACCTTTCGCTACTCTGGGCAAGACCAACGACCAGGGTGAAATCCAGGTTAAAGTAGACCAAGCGGGGTGGTGGTTCCTGACCGCCTCTCACAAAACCCCCTATGCGCAACCGGAGGAGTGTGATGATAATTTTTACCGCGCCAGCC
Protein-coding regions in this window:
- a CDS encoding tetrapyrrole methylase, which produces MSLQLRISVRLLLGVLMLVAGVHSAHPGSLTPGTFYVVGTGPAGPEYATLRTLEVIKEADFILCNDKMKQRFQAYLKGKPILADPWKGMWDYHGKPWEELSKMKREKKLAFQKERIRIRDEIVRHIKEKLAQGKTVVLLDSGDPCLFGPSHWFIEGFDPQQVEIIPGVGAFSAAMAALKKSSIPAYDTHFVMQTSPFFITGKKDKGAAVIKDLAKYPITMVFYMGLKELPNLIPLIKKYHPGDLPVAVVYNAGYPDKEKVVKGTLDTIVDKVAGEKEKWNGLIIVGRCLEGQPYRGRVENLVGYQDLQKINKPVTKP
- a CDS encoding DUF4198 domain-containing protein — encoded protein: MMKRIVLTFIMALILIFPMSSHAHMFWLLTDNDTPMVNEPVQVEIGFGHKFPKDEEIKAERLGAIKAVAPDGQELALKKISTTRYELVPPAAGVYVISAQMVPGFVTRTPQGMKMQTKKGVPDANYCFRFDMAAKTLITVGGKKQGADHRAQSTLEIMPLKDPMALKIGDTLPVRVIFQGRPLIGAELEFTHEGWADPQKPFATLGKTNDQGEIQVKVDQAGWWFLTASHKTPYAQPEECDDNFYRASLTWQVR